From Caulobacter segnis, a single genomic window includes:
- a CDS encoding type II toxin-antitoxin system RelE/ParE family toxin, with protein sequence MSAPAAKDIQGIGDEIAADKPKAASAFVVQLLQRCQSLANAPEGYGLRPEFGVAVRGVTVPPYVILYRVRPRDILILGVRHGARQPVVFK encoded by the coding sequence TTGAGCGCCCCGGCCGCCAAGGACATTCAAGGAATTGGCGACGAAATCGCGGCGGATAAACCCAAGGCCGCGTCGGCGTTCGTCGTGCAACTGCTTCAGCGTTGCCAGAGCCTCGCCAATGCGCCGGAAGGTTATGGCCTGAGGCCGGAGTTCGGTGTGGCCGTCAGAGGCGTGACCGTGCCGCCTTATGTGATCCTCTATCGTGTCCGTCCCCGTGACATCCTAATCCTCGGCGTTCGACACGGTGCGCGACAGCCGGTTGTCTTCAAGTGA
- a CDS encoding indolepyruvate ferredoxin oxidoreductase family protein, translating into MRHSEVTLDDKYVLEDGRAFITGVQALLRVLLDRKRLDRKAGLNTGGYLSGYRGSPLGGLDQQAARIKKLLTAHDVVFQEGLNEDLAATAVWGSQQANLFPGALYDGVFGMWYGKAPGVDRTGDVFKHANFAGTFPTGGVLAVAGDDHGCKSSTLPSQSEFAFQDFEMPVLSPADVQEVLDYGILGIALSRFSGLWTGMIALADTMDSGVTIDVSLDRHHAVIPDFAFPPGGLGIRLKDQPMEKERRMRLHKLPAALAFARANQIDRVVLGASHVRVGKARLGIVCQGQAYKDVLEAFTAMGMTLQEAADLGVSIYKVGMPWPLEPLGLRAFAAGLETLMVIEHKRGLIEPQARAALYDLPAQARPRIIGKVDERGAPLLSELGSLSVAEIALAIYDRLPDGPHMERARAYLNRVSAAGVAAVSLAADQARKPFFCSGCPHNTSTKLPEGSRALAGIGCHYMAGFNDPMTDLNTHMGGEGLTWVGAAPFTSEKHVFQNLGDGTYNHSGSLAIRGAVAAKANITYKLLYNDAVAMTGGQRAESGFTPAQITRQLAAEGVTKTVIVVDELERYQGVTDLAPGVEIFPRSDLMRVQEMLRDTSGVTVLLYDQTCATEKRRRRKRGSMPKATKRVFINPLVCEGCGDCSVKSNCVSVEPLATEFGRKRKINQSSCNQDYSCVEGFCPSFITLEGAENAQSKTLPAALTAESTPLPEFEPLHGVRKILFTGVGGTGVTTVASILAMAAHIDGRAGSVVDMTGLAQKGGSVFSHVKIGETEETIVGGRVPAASADVLIACDLLVAASPEGLSLYAKDRTRAFGNSDFAPTADFVTSRDVRFDSGAMARRVKGATNTFDACPAQHLAESQFGDAIYANMIMVGFAWQRGVIPVSSRALYRAIKLNGVDAEANLQAFELGRRVAHDPSSVEVKEDKTPTPEMMPLDDLIAHRTAELTAYQNAAYARRYADKVAKVRAAEEAVSGPDGALPLTRSAAVNLYKLMAYKDEYEVARLYTDGRFKAELAGTFKGGQAKVWLSPPLLAPKDKDGKPRKIAFGGWMLDVAFPLMAKMKGLRGGALDLFGHTEERKMERGLIASYEVALDRLTAGLSKESLPLAVRIAEIPQQIRGYGHVKDASVVTAKAAEAKLWEQLGGR; encoded by the coding sequence ATGCGGCACTCGGAAGTCACGCTCGACGACAAATATGTGCTCGAAGATGGTCGCGCATTCATCACTGGCGTGCAGGCGCTGCTGCGGGTCCTGCTGGATCGCAAGCGCCTGGATCGCAAGGCTGGGTTGAACACCGGCGGCTATCTGTCGGGCTATCGCGGCTCGCCGCTGGGCGGCCTGGACCAGCAGGCCGCGCGCATCAAGAAACTGCTGACCGCGCACGACGTGGTCTTCCAGGAAGGCCTGAACGAGGACCTCGCGGCGACCGCCGTATGGGGCAGCCAGCAGGCCAACCTGTTCCCCGGCGCGCTTTATGATGGCGTCTTTGGCATGTGGTACGGGAAGGCCCCTGGGGTCGACCGCACCGGCGACGTCTTCAAGCACGCCAATTTCGCGGGGACCTTCCCGACCGGCGGCGTGCTGGCGGTGGCCGGCGACGACCACGGCTGCAAGAGCTCGACCCTGCCGTCGCAATCCGAGTTCGCCTTCCAGGACTTCGAGATGCCGGTGCTGTCGCCCGCCGACGTCCAGGAGGTGCTGGATTACGGCATCCTGGGAATCGCCCTGTCGCGGTTCTCGGGCCTGTGGACCGGCATGATCGCCCTGGCCGACACCATGGATTCGGGCGTGACCATCGACGTCTCGCTGGATCGCCACCACGCCGTCATTCCCGACTTCGCCTTCCCGCCCGGCGGCCTGGGCATCCGGCTGAAGGATCAGCCGATGGAGAAGGAACGGCGCATGCGGCTGCACAAGCTGCCCGCCGCCCTGGCCTTCGCCCGCGCCAACCAGATCGACCGCGTGGTGCTGGGCGCCTCGCACGTGCGGGTGGGCAAGGCGCGCCTCGGCATCGTCTGCCAGGGGCAGGCGTACAAGGACGTGCTGGAAGCCTTCACGGCCATGGGCATGACCCTGCAGGAAGCCGCCGACCTGGGCGTCTCCATCTATAAGGTCGGCATGCCCTGGCCGCTGGAGCCGCTGGGCCTGCGCGCCTTCGCCGCCGGTCTCGAGACCCTGATGGTCATCGAGCACAAGCGCGGCCTGATCGAGCCCCAGGCCCGGGCCGCTCTTTATGACCTGCCCGCCCAGGCCCGCCCGCGCATCATCGGCAAGGTCGACGAGCGCGGCGCGCCGCTGCTGTCGGAGCTGGGTTCGCTGTCGGTCGCCGAAATCGCCCTGGCGATCTACGACCGCCTGCCGGACGGCCCGCACATGGAGCGGGCGCGCGCCTATCTGAACCGCGTCTCGGCCGCCGGCGTCGCCGCCGTCAGCTTGGCCGCCGACCAGGCCCGCAAGCCGTTCTTCTGCTCGGGCTGCCCGCACAACACCTCGACCAAGCTGCCGGAAGGCAGTCGCGCCTTGGCCGGCATCGGCTGTCACTACATGGCCGGGTTCAACGACCCGATGACCGACCTCAACACCCACATGGGCGGCGAGGGCCTGACCTGGGTGGGGGCGGCGCCGTTCACCAGCGAGAAGCACGTCTTCCAGAACCTGGGCGACGGCACCTACAACCACTCGGGATCCCTCGCCATCCGGGGCGCGGTCGCGGCCAAGGCCAACATCACCTACAAGCTGCTCTATAACGACGCCGTCGCCATGACCGGCGGCCAACGCGCCGAGAGCGGCTTCACCCCCGCCCAGATCACTCGCCAGCTGGCGGCCGAGGGGGTGACCAAGACGGTCATCGTCGTCGACGAGCTGGAGCGCTATCAGGGCGTCACCGACCTGGCCCCCGGCGTCGAGATCTTTCCGCGCTCGGACCTGATGCGTGTGCAGGAGATGCTGCGCGACACCTCGGGCGTCACGGTGCTGCTCTACGACCAGACCTGCGCCACCGAGAAGCGCCGCCGCCGCAAGCGGGGGTCGATGCCCAAGGCGACGAAGCGCGTCTTCATCAACCCGCTGGTCTGCGAAGGCTGTGGCGACTGCTCGGTCAAGTCCAACTGCGTCTCGGTCGAACCGCTGGCCACGGAGTTTGGCCGCAAGCGCAAGATCAACCAGTCATCCTGTAACCAGGACTACTCTTGCGTCGAGGGCTTCTGCCCCTCGTTCATCACCCTGGAGGGCGCCGAGAACGCCCAGTCCAAGACGCTGCCGGCGGCCCTGACCGCCGAGTCGACGCCGCTGCCCGAGTTCGAGCCGCTGCACGGCGTGCGCAAGATCCTGTTCACGGGCGTGGGCGGCACCGGCGTCACGACCGTGGCCTCGATCCTGGCCATGGCCGCCCATATCGACGGACGGGCCGGCAGCGTGGTCGACATGACGGGCCTCGCCCAAAAGGGCGGCTCGGTGTTCAGCCACGTCAAGATCGGCGAGACGGAAGAGACCATCGTCGGCGGCCGCGTGCCGGCCGCCAGCGCCGACGTGCTGATCGCCTGCGACCTGCTGGTCGCGGCCTCGCCCGAGGGGCTGTCGCTGTACGCCAAGGACCGCACGCGCGCGTTCGGCAACAGCGACTTCGCGCCGACCGCCGACTTCGTCACCAGCCGCGACGTCCGCTTCGACAGCGGGGCCATGGCCCGGCGGGTCAAGGGCGCGACCAACACCTTCGACGCCTGCCCGGCCCAGCACCTGGCCGAAAGCCAGTTCGGCGACGCCATCTATGCCAACATGATCATGGTCGGCTTCGCCTGGCAGCGCGGGGTGATCCCGGTCTCCAGCCGCGCCCTCTATCGCGCCATCAAGCTGAACGGCGTCGACGCCGAGGCCAATCTGCAGGCCTTCGAGCTGGGTCGCCGCGTCGCCCATGATCCGTCGTCGGTCGAGGTCAAGGAAGACAAGACCCCGACGCCGGAGATGATGCCGCTGGACGACCTGATCGCCCACCGTACGGCTGAGCTGACCGCCTACCAGAACGCCGCCTACGCCCGGCGCTATGCCGACAAGGTGGCCAAGGTGCGCGCGGCCGAGGAGGCCGTCAGCGGTCCGGACGGCGCCCTGCCGCTGACCCGCTCGGCGGCGGTGAACCTCTATAAGCTGATGGCCTACAAGGACGAGTACGAGGTCGCTCGTCTCTATACCGACGGCCGCTTCAAGGCCGAGCTGGCCGGGACCTTCAAGGGCGGTCAGGCCAAGGTCTGGCTCTCGCCGCCGCTGCTGGCCCCCAAAGACAAGGATGGCAAGCCCCGGAAGATCGCGTTCGGCGGCTGGATGCTGGACGTCGCCTTCCCGCTGATGGCCAAGATGAAGGGCCTGCGCGGCGGGGCGCTGGACCTGTTCGGCCATACCGAGGAGCGCAAGATGGAGCGCGGCCTGATCGCCAGCTACGAGGTCGCCCTGGACCGCCTGACCGCCGGGCTCTCGAAGGAGAGCCTGCCCCTGGCCGTGCGCATCGCCGAGATCCCGCAGCAGATCCGCGGCTATGGCCACGTCAAGGATGCCTCGGTCGTCACGGCCAAGGCGGCCGAGGCCAAGCTCTGGGAGCAGTTGGGCGGTCGCTGA
- a CDS encoding MFS transporter, with protein sequence MAQSSATGASTRRVLAASLIGTAVEFYDFYIYATAASLVFGPLFFPASSPAVQLLASYASLSVAFIARPLGSIVFGHFGDRIGRKSTLVASLIIMGGSTLLVAFLPTYHQAGWIAPFMLCVLRFGQGFGLGGEWGGAALLAVENAPPGWRARFGMFPQLGAPVGFIAANGLFLILGAILTPEQFQAWGWRLPFLGSILLVGVGLWIRLKLTETAAFEAAAHEAPPAHVPVAELFKTHAREVIGGTFAVVACFALFYLTTAFSLGYGVTALGYGRQLFLSVLLVAILFMAGGIVWAGYWSDASSPRRVLMAGSFLTIAAGAALAPMMGSGSLWLIGVFLSLALVVMGLVYGPLGAWLPSLFPARVRYTGSSIAFNVGGVIGGGMTPAIAQALATHGGLKLVGLYLAGAGLISLLALMPLKKTPDTL encoded by the coding sequence ATGGCCCAATCGAGCGCTACCGGCGCGTCGACGCGACGCGTGCTGGCCGCCAGCCTGATCGGCACGGCCGTCGAGTTCTACGACTTCTATATCTACGCCACCGCCGCCTCGCTGGTGTTCGGGCCGCTGTTCTTCCCGGCCTCCTCCCCCGCCGTGCAGCTGCTGGCCTCTTACGCCAGCCTCAGCGTCGCGTTCATCGCCCGGCCGCTAGGCTCGATCGTGTTCGGACACTTCGGCGACCGCATCGGCCGCAAGTCGACCCTGGTGGCCTCGCTGATCATCATGGGCGGCTCGACCCTGCTGGTGGCCTTCCTGCCGACCTATCACCAGGCGGGCTGGATCGCGCCATTCATGCTGTGCGTCCTGCGCTTCGGCCAGGGCTTCGGCCTGGGCGGCGAGTGGGGCGGCGCGGCCCTGCTGGCGGTCGAGAACGCTCCGCCCGGCTGGCGCGCGCGCTTCGGCATGTTCCCCCAGCTGGGCGCGCCGGTCGGCTTCATCGCCGCCAACGGCCTCTTTTTGATCCTCGGCGCGATCCTGACGCCGGAGCAGTTCCAGGCCTGGGGCTGGCGCCTGCCGTTCCTGGGCAGCATCCTGCTGGTCGGGGTCGGGCTGTGGATCCGCCTGAAGCTGACCGAGACCGCAGCCTTCGAAGCCGCCGCCCATGAAGCGCCGCCGGCCCACGTGCCGGTCGCCGAGCTGTTCAAGACCCACGCCCGCGAGGTGATCGGCGGCACCTTCGCCGTGGTCGCCTGCTTCGCTCTGTTCTACCTGACCACGGCCTTCTCGCTGGGTTACGGCGTCACGGCCCTGGGCTATGGCCGCCAGCTCTTCTTGAGCGTGCTGCTGGTCGCCATCCTGTTCATGGCCGGCGGCATCGTCTGGGCCGGCTATTGGTCGGACGCCTCGAGCCCTCGCCGCGTGCTGATGGCCGGCTCGTTCCTGACCATCGCCGCCGGCGCGGCCTTGGCGCCGATGATGGGCTCGGGCTCGCTCTGGCTGATCGGCGTGTTCCTGTCCCTGGCCCTGGTGGTCATGGGGCTGGTCTACGGCCCGCTCGGCGCCTGGCTGCCCAGCCTGTTCCCGGCGCGGGTGCGCTACACTGGCTCGTCGATCGCCTTCAATGTCGGCGGCGTCATCGGCGGCGGCATGACTCCGGCCATCGCCCAGGCCCTGGCCACGCATGGCGGCCTGAAGCTGGTCGGCCTCTATCTGGCTGGCGCCGGCCTGATCAGCTTGCTGGCGCTGATGCCCCTGAAGAAGACCCCGGACACGCTGTAG
- a CDS encoding Lrp/AsnC family transcriptional regulator, with amino-acid sequence MSEQLDAVDAKILDLIQHDAGLSVAEIAERVGLSSSPCWRRIKRLEDAGVIQRRVTILDREKLGLGFEVYCTVKLSLPTKENLDTFEQAVAKWAEVVQCATVTGAADYEMRIVTRDMRAFDEFLRDKLLSLGLVSNIESRIVIRGVKNSTAVPLGLISPYVSPLG; translated from the coding sequence TTGTCCGAACAACTCGACGCCGTGGATGCCAAGATCCTCGATCTCATCCAACACGACGCCGGACTGTCCGTCGCCGAGATCGCCGAACGTGTTGGTCTGTCGTCCAGCCCGTGCTGGCGCCGCATCAAGAGGCTGGAAGACGCCGGTGTCATCCAGCGCCGCGTGACGATCCTGGACCGCGAAAAGCTCGGCCTGGGCTTCGAGGTCTACTGCACCGTCAAGCTGTCGCTGCCGACCAAGGAAAATCTGGACACGTTCGAACAGGCGGTCGCCAAGTGGGCCGAGGTCGTCCAGTGCGCCACCGTCACCGGCGCCGCCGACTACGAGATGCGGATCGTCACCCGCGACATGCGCGCCTTCGACGAGTTCCTGCGAGACAAGCTGCTGTCGCTGGGCCTGGTCTCGAACATCGAGAGCCGCATCGTCATCCGTGGCGTCAAGAACTCGACGGCCGTGCCGCTGGGCCTGATCAGCCCGTATGTGAGCCCGCTGGGCTAA